In Beutenbergia cavernae DSM 12333, the DNA window CGCGGGACGCGGCGACCCAGGCCGACGACGGCGCGGCGTCGTCGTCCGCCTCCGCGGCGAGAGCCGCGCGCGCGGCGGCGAGCCCGGCGACCAGGGCGGCGAGCTCGACGTCGTCCGGCGCCCCGCGCACGACGTGGACCACCGGCTGCCCGGCCGCGTCGAGCGTGACCGCGACCTCCGCGTCGGCCGGTGCCTCGTCCGGCGCCGGGCGCCGCCCGAACAGCCTCACAGCGGGATGTTCCCGTGCTTCTTGGGGGGCAGCGTCGCCCGCTTGCTGCGCAGGGCACGCAGGGCCCGCACGATCTGCACCCGGGTCTCGGACGGGGCGATGACGGCGTCCACGTAGCCCCGCTCCGCCGCGTCCCACGGGTTGACGATCGCGTCCTCGTACTCGCCGATGAGGCGGGCGCGTTCGGTCTCGACGTCCCCGCCGGACTCCGCGACGGCTCGCAGAGCCCCGCGCTGCAGGATGTTGACTGCGCCGGAGGCCCCCATGACGGCGATCTGCGCCGTCGGCCACGCGAGGTTGACGTCGGCGCCGAGCTGCTTCGAGCCCATGACGATGTACGCACCGCCGTAGGCCTTGCGGGTGATGACCGTGACGAGCGGCACGGTCGCCTCGG includes these proteins:
- a CDS encoding acyl-CoA carboxylase epsilon subunit; the protein is MRLFGRRPAPDEAPADAEVAVTLDAAGQPVVHVVRGAPDDVELAALVAGLAAARAALAAEADDDAAPSSAWVAASRVRRLPGTGAGAAPAFGSAGRGLDAWRRSLRA